In Dyadobacter subterraneus, a single genomic region encodes these proteins:
- the rplS gene encoding 50S ribosomal protein L19: MSELIKLVEATIENRTSEYPVFKAGDTINVHVKIREGNKERIQQFQGTVMQRRNLSSSGETFTVRKISNGIAVERVFPILSPSIAKIELIRRGKVRRARLFFLRGRQGKAARIKELKVAKA, from the coding sequence ATGAGCGAACTTATTAAACTCGTAGAAGCTACGATTGAAAATCGTACATCCGAGTATCCTGTTTTCAAAGCAGGCGACACGATCAACGTACACGTAAAGATCAGAGAAGGTAACAAAGAACGTATCCAGCAGTTTCAGGGTACAGTTATGCAACGCCGTAACCTGAGCTCAAGCGGTGAAACTTTCACTGTACGTAAAATATCTAACGGAATTGCCGTAGAACGCGTTTTCCCAATTCTTTCACCATCTATCGCGAAAATCGAATTGATTCGTCGTGGTAAGGTGCGTCGCGCTCGTTTGTTCTTCTTACGTGGCCGTCAGGGTAAAGCCGCTCGTATTAAGGAGCTAAAAGTAGCGAAGGCATAA